Proteins encoded in a region of the Candidatus Methylomirabilis lanthanidiphila genome:
- a CDS encoding dihydrolipoyl dehydrogenase, with protein sequence MDTFDLAVIGGGTAGLVTSAGAASLGAKVALIERDRLGGECLYTGCVPSKALIRSAKVLHLLRRAADFGLNTPEVSFDFAKVMDRMRLVQQQVGKHDSPERFRGLGVTLFSNQASFLSPTELQVGAQRIKVKKVVIATGSRTAVPPIEGLEQTGFLDHVSALALSRLPRSVVILGGGPIGLEFAQLFARFGVRVTVLEVVGQILPREDQEIAQSLEAIFRAEGIDIHTCTKAFRIEKDGAEKIVHGECTGTAKTFRAEEIFLATGRRPNVEGLNLEAAGVRYDGKGVVVDDTLRTTARNIWASGDVTGKLLFTHVAEYQARLVVRNALFPLTSKANYRVVPWCTFTDPEVARVGLTEVDAREQFGHVKVYRHSFGDLDRALCDGEAVGLTKLVCTPKGKIVGAHIMGPQAGDLIQEVVLAMRKGLPVGALSQTIHVYPTLAEGVRRAADLYYREKLFKGPLKGILQFLMRFA encoded by the coding sequence ATGGACACCTTTGATCTCGCCGTGATAGGCGGTGGCACGGCCGGGCTTGTAACCTCTGCCGGCGCTGCCTCCCTTGGAGCGAAAGTGGCCCTAATCGAGCGGGACCGTCTTGGGGGAGAGTGCCTCTACACCGGCTGCGTGCCGTCCAAGGCCCTCATCCGCTCTGCGAAGGTCCTGCATCTCTTACGCCGCGCGGCCGATTTTGGTCTGAATACGCCCGAGGTCTCTTTTGACTTTGCAAAGGTCATGGACCGGATGCGACTGGTTCAGCAGCAGGTGGGGAAGCATGACTCCCCTGAGCGGTTCAGGGGGCTAGGCGTCACCCTCTTTTCCAACCAGGCGAGCTTCCTCTCCCCGACGGAGCTACAGGTTGGGGCGCAGCGGATCAAGGTGAAGAAGGTCGTCATCGCCACCGGCTCCAGGACGGCTGTTCCCCCGATCGAGGGCTTGGAGCAAACTGGCTTCCTTGATCACGTGAGCGCCTTAGCGCTTTCCCGTCTCCCTCGATCGGTCGTGATCTTAGGGGGAGGGCCCATCGGGCTCGAGTTCGCTCAACTCTTCGCCCGCTTCGGCGTCCGGGTCACCGTGTTGGAGGTGGTCGGGCAGATTCTGCCCCGGGAGGACCAGGAGATCGCTCAGTCTCTGGAGGCCATCTTTCGGGCCGAAGGGATCGACATCCACACATGCACCAAGGCATTCCGCATTGAGAAGGACGGGGCCGAGAAGATCGTCCACGGGGAGTGCACCGGTACAGCGAAGACGTTCCGGGCCGAGGAAATCTTCCTGGCGACCGGCAGGCGGCCAAATGTGGAGGGGTTGAATCTCGAGGCGGCAGGGGTGAGGTATGACGGCAAGGGGGTTGTCGTGGACGATACCTTGCGGACCACGGCTCGTAACATCTGGGCTAGTGGCGACGTCACGGGGAAGCTCCTCTTCACCCACGTGGCCGAATACCAGGCGCGTCTGGTCGTCCGCAATGCGTTGTTCCCGTTGACAAGCAAGGCGAACTACCGAGTGGTCCCCTGGTGCACTTTCACCGATCCCGAAGTGGCCAGGGTCGGGTTAACCGAGGTCGACGCCAGAGAACAGTTCGGACACGTGAAGGTCTATCGGCACAGCTTCGGAGATTTGGATCGGGCGCTCTGCGATGGGGAGGCGGTGGGCCTGACGAAGCTGGTGTGCACGCCGAAGGGGAAGATCGTGGGGGCTCACATCATGGGTCCGCAGGCCGGTGATCTCATCCAGGAGGTGGTCCTTGCGATGCGGAAGGGGCTCCCAGTCGGTGCGCTCTCTCAGACCATCCATGTGTATCCCACGCTGGCTGAAGGCGTCCGCCGGGCCGCCGATCTTTACTATCGGGAAAAGCTCTTCAAGGGGCCGCTCAAGGGGATCCTCCAGTTCCTCATGCGCTTTGCGTAA
- a CDS encoding Heavy-metal-associated domain protein produces the protein MVKKALEGLTAVKSAEVSFKEKLARVTYEMGVVTIEQMIEAVKGVGFRATPQ, from the coding sequence GTGGTCAAGAAGGCCCTGGAGGGGCTGACGGCCGTCAAGAGCGCCGAGGTGAGTTTCAAGGAGAAACTCGCCCGCGTAACCTACGAGATGGGCGTCGTGACGATCGAGCAGATGATCGAGGCCGTGAAGGGTGTGGGGTTTCGCGCCACGCCCCAATGA
- the metE gene encoding 5-methyltetrahydropteroyltriglutamate--homocysteine methyltransferase produces the protein MAPTAKLPLLPTTVVGSYSVPDWYPVLQEGVQRGALAPSAFGDAKEVAALGAIKDQETADIDLISDGELFRRDNNRFGPPNAMINYFSARIPGFSSELRDRSGITPLDPSASLPAPVATGPLRPAPLGLVEELRFLRRYSFGPVKIAMTEPHMFARIVWDEQYGSRRVN, from the coding sequence ATGGCTCCGACAGCAAAGCTTCCGCTCCTGCCGACCACCGTGGTCGGCTCGTATTCGGTCCCGGACTGGTATCCGGTGTTGCAAGAGGGGGTGCAACGCGGCGCGTTGGCTCCCTCGGCCTTTGGTGATGCGAAGGAGGTCGCCGCCCTGGGCGCCATCAAGGATCAAGAGACGGCTGACATCGACCTCATCAGCGACGGGGAGCTGTTCCGTCGCGACAACAACCGCTTCGGCCCTCCCAATGCGATGATTAACTACTTCTCGGCGAGAATCCCGGGTTTTTCGTCTGAGCTTCGGGACCGAAGCGGCATTACGCCCCTAGACCCCTCGGCGTCGCTACCGGCGCCAGTGGCGACAGGGCCGCTCCGCCCAGCGCCGCTGGGTCTGGTCGAGGAGCTGCGATTCCTCCGCCGGTACAGCTTCGGCCCGGTCAAGATCGCCATGACCGAGCCCCACATGTTTGCCAGGATCGTGTGGGATGAGCAGTACGGCAGCCGGCGGGTAAACTGA
- the prdB_2 gene encoding D-proline reductase subunit gamma, whose amino-acid sequence MGRLYNLTNALVVQLYKHVPWLSERWARRHRFVEGEGIPWAPLRKPLRETVIALVTTAGVHLKTQPPFDMDDPNGDPSFRVIPAYIKKEELVITHNYYDHSAADKDLNVVLPLDRLKEIKSKGLIREIAPFIYGFMGHIDGPHVDTLVKQTAPEVAALLTRDGAEAAVLTPA is encoded by the coding sequence ATGGGACGCCTTTACAATCTGACCAATGCGCTTGTCGTGCAGCTCTACAAACATGTGCCATGGCTTTCCGAGCGCTGGGCAAGGCGTCATCGCTTTGTGGAGGGAGAAGGAATCCCCTGGGCGCCCTTGAGGAAGCCGCTTCGAGAGACAGTGATCGCCCTCGTCACCACTGCCGGGGTCCACTTGAAGACCCAACCCCCCTTCGATATGGACGATCCGAATGGCGATCCCAGCTTTCGGGTCATCCCGGCGTACATCAAGAAGGAAGAGCTGGTCATCACCCACAACTACTATGATCACTCAGCGGCAGACAAGGATCTCAATGTGGTCCTGCCTTTGGACCGGCTCAAGGAGATCAAGAGCAAGGGGCTTATAAGAGAGATCGCCCCCTTTATCTATGGCTTCATGGGACATATCGACGGCCCCCACGTGGACACCCTGGTAAAGCAGACGGCGCCCGAGGTGGCTGCCCTTCTCACGCGCGATGGCGCGGAGGCTGCCGTCCTCACTCCGGCCTGA
- a CDS encoding Cytochrome c produces MPAGDHHTGRQVFVDFECFKCHDVVGENFPAPEAEQGDVGPALSGMGGMHPAEYFVETIIDPNASVAWRLKHHKDEAKGYLGADGTSKMPSYNDSMTVRQLIDLVAYLKSLTEGGHQH; encoded by the coding sequence GTGCCGGCCGGAGATCATCACACCGGACGGCAGGTCTTTGTCGACTTTGAATGCTTCAAATGTCATGACGTAGTTGGTGAGAACTTTCCCGCACCCGAAGCCGAGCAGGGGGATGTGGGACCGGCCCTTTCAGGGATGGGAGGGATGCACCCTGCTGAGTATTTCGTCGAGACAATCATCGATCCGAACGCCTCCGTAGCCTGGCGGCTCAAGCACCATAAGGATGAAGCGAAAGGGTATCTCGGCGCCGACGGCACCTCAAAGATGCCGAGCTACAACGACTCAATGACCGTCCGGCAACTCATCGATCTGGTGGCCTATCTGAAGAGCTTGACCGAGGGTGGACATCAGCATTGA
- a CDS encoding Polyketide cyclase / dehydrase and lipid transport encodes MLHRSTVRLLFFVLSVLLLPTASLEADEAATDGLTAGELAAIDQGGVVIKTDTYPTGNGARGARVNGYCIINTLPDVAWSIMLDYHKFDQFMPRLEKVEVLEQTPRTMKVTETVRVPLGVISYTVDLTFRPEQRTASWMLDKSRKNDLAETFGSWEFLPYGQGKTLLRYTTTLDSGFFVPRFLEELLLRSNLSDALLSLKRRAESNGTWTKTE; translated from the coding sequence GTGCTGCACAGATCCACGGTACGACTACTCTTCTTTGTCCTGTCCGTGTTGCTGCTTCCGACAGCCTCTTTGGAGGCGGATGAGGCCGCGACAGACGGGCTGACGGCCGGTGAATTAGCCGCGATCGATCAGGGCGGAGTCGTGATCAAGACAGATACCTACCCGACCGGTAATGGCGCGCGCGGCGCCAGGGTCAACGGCTACTGCATCATCAATACGCTACCGGACGTCGCATGGTCGATCATGCTGGACTACCATAAGTTCGACCAATTTATGCCGCGGCTCGAGAAGGTTGAGGTGCTGGAACAGACACCACGCACCATGAAGGTGACTGAAACGGTTCGCGTTCCACTTGGCGTCATCAGTTATACGGTCGATCTGACGTTTAGACCCGAGCAGCGGACCGCGAGCTGGATGCTGGACAAGTCGCGAAAAAACGACCTGGCGGAGACCTTCGGCAGTTGGGAGTTCCTCCCGTACGGCCAGGGCAAAACTCTGCTTCGATACACCACGACCTTGGACAGCGGCTTCTTTGTTCCCAGATTCCTGGAAGAACTTCTGCTCAGGAGCAATCTCTCGGATGCGCTGTTGAGCCTGAAGCGGCGCGCCGAATCCAACGGGACGTGGACAAAGACAGAGTAG
- a CDS encoding Histidine kinase, with protein MKLEGVSVKIGTRLVVSLTIAVAIVTGLYLYQQLSAERQALLEQREREIRVMARTLEVAVRNAVRRDQWEDVQELFEEAKGYAGVARVTLFHADGTPLVGGDQEGVEITPGREEFREAIKRKQSMSFSHTLNGEQVLHYLRPIRLINRGPALLEIAYRTSQIESAYLRRRDEIILAGVAIMAAIAMAFWYLTKRNISKPIHALIEGAAAIGAGELDRQIPIARRDELGRLAAEFNRMTERLKQAREQILEETIKKVELERQLQHSEKLAAVGRLAAGLAHEIGTPLNIISGRAEYLLPALSESHPSAQSLRIIVEQIARIRRIIEQLLGYARVTPPHIAPTSLSEVFSNVLSLLDHELTQRSIRVTSRIPDTLPKLAADPYLLEQVFVNLLLNALDAMPEGGQVRVAAEAKRDWIEVSVADTGCGIPPESLPRIFDPFFTTKKVGEGTGLGLSVVYGIVKDHGGTIEVKSEPDEGTTFLITFPVHRSQPVQPASVARR; from the coding sequence ATGAAGCTGGAGGGGGTCTCGGTAAAGATTGGAACTCGGCTCGTCGTGTCCCTGACGATCGCGGTGGCGATCGTGACAGGCCTCTATCTGTATCAGCAGTTGAGCGCGGAACGGCAGGCGCTGCTCGAGCAGCGTGAGCGAGAGATTCGCGTGATGGCCAGGACGCTGGAGGTGGCGGTCCGGAACGCCGTGCGCCGCGACCAGTGGGAGGATGTTCAAGAGCTCTTCGAGGAGGCGAAGGGCTACGCCGGAGTTGCTCGCGTCACACTTTTTCACGCGGACGGGACACCTCTTGTTGGGGGAGATCAGGAAGGAGTCGAGATTACGCCGGGCAGAGAGGAGTTCCGGGAGGCCATTAAGCGGAAGCAATCGATGAGCTTCTCTCACACGTTGAACGGGGAGCAGGTCCTTCACTATCTGCGCCCCATCCGGCTGATCAACAGAGGTCCCGCTCTCCTCGAAATTGCCTACCGGACATCACAGATCGAGAGCGCCTATCTTCGCCGCCGTGACGAGATCATCTTAGCTGGAGTGGCCATCATGGCGGCGATTGCCATGGCGTTCTGGTACCTGACAAAACGCAACATCTCGAAACCGATTCACGCGCTTATTGAGGGAGCCGCCGCCATTGGGGCTGGTGAGTTGGATCGGCAGATACCGATTGCGCGGAGAGATGAACTGGGCCGGCTAGCTGCCGAGTTCAATCGGATGACGGAAAGATTGAAGCAGGCCAGAGAGCAGATTCTTGAGGAGACCATCAAAAAAGTGGAACTGGAGCGGCAGCTCCAGCATTCGGAGAAACTGGCGGCGGTTGGCCGGCTTGCGGCGGGTCTGGCTCACGAGATCGGGACCCCCCTCAACATCATCTCAGGAAGGGCGGAGTATCTGCTTCCGGCGCTCTCCGAGAGCCATCCGAGCGCGCAGAGTCTTCGGATCATTGTGGAACAGATCGCGCGGATCAGGCGGATTATCGAGCAACTCCTCGGCTACGCGAGGGTGACCCCGCCCCATATCGCGCCGACGTCCCTGTCGGAGGTGTTTTCGAACGTCCTGTCGCTGCTGGACCACGAACTGACACAGCGGAGCATACGTGTGACATCGCGAATCCCCGATACGCTTCCCAAGCTGGCTGCCGATCCATACCTCCTTGAGCAGGTGTTTGTCAATCTCCTGCTCAATGCCCTCGATGCGATGCCGGAAGGCGGGCAGGTTCGCGTCGCAGCCGAGGCAAAGCGGGATTGGATTGAGGTGAGCGTCGCGGACACCGGATGCGGCATTCCTCCAGAAAGTCTCCCCAGAATCTTCGATCCTTTCTTTACGACGAAGAAGGTGGGGGAAGGGACCGGCTTGGGGCTCTCAGTGGTCTACGGCATCGTCAAGGATCATGGGGGAACCATCGAGGTAAAGAGCGAGCCGGACGAGGGGACGACCTTTTTGATCACCTTTCCCGTTCACCGATCCCAGCCCGTACAGCCGGCTTCCGTCGCGAGGAGATGA
- a CDS encoding 6-phosphogluconate dehydrogenase produces MQLGMIGLGRMGAGMVRRLLRGGHQCVVFDLSPDPVRQLTGEGATGTASLEEFVSTLRTPRAAWVMLPAGPPTEQTVMALAGQMGSGDIIIDGGNSYYKDDVRRATAMQGRGIHYVDVGTSGGIWGVERGYCLMIGGERGAVSHLEPIFKTLAPGHGNIPRMPGREQRISTAEEGYLHCGPPGAGHFVKMIHNGIEYGLMQAYAEGFDILRNADSTALHEGHRYDLNVADIAEVWRRGSVIGSWLLDLTAMALAEDPTLSNYTGFVHDSGEGRWTIMAAIEEAVPAEVLSASLYARFRSRQGHTFAEKLLSAMRQRFGGHLEHPS; encoded by the coding sequence ATGCAACTGGGTATGATCGGGCTCGGACGAATGGGTGCCGGCATGGTGCGCCGCTTACTTCGAGGGGGGCACCAGTGTGTCGTGTTCGACCTGAGTCCAGACCCCGTAAGACAGTTGACCGGTGAAGGGGCAACAGGCACCGCATCGCTAGAGGAGTTCGTCAGCACGCTACGCACACCGCGAGCTGCCTGGGTGATGCTGCCGGCAGGGCCCCCTACGGAGCAGACCGTCATGGCGCTGGCAGGGCAGATGGGATCAGGCGACATCATCATCGATGGCGGCAACTCCTACTACAAAGATGACGTGCGTCGTGCGACGGCGATGCAGGGGCGGGGCATTCACTATGTGGACGTCGGCACGAGCGGCGGCATCTGGGGCGTGGAGCGCGGCTACTGTTTGATGATTGGCGGGGAGCGAGGGGCGGTCAGCCATCTGGAACCGATCTTCAAAACGCTCGCGCCGGGGCATGGCAACATCCCGCGCATGCCTGGACGCGAGCAGCGCATCAGCACCGCCGAGGAGGGGTACCTGCACTGCGGTCCGCCGGGCGCCGGGCATTTCGTGAAGATGATCCATAATGGGATCGAATACGGCCTGATGCAGGCCTATGCGGAGGGTTTCGATATCCTGCGCAATGCCGACTCGACGGCGCTTCATGAGGGCCACCGCTACGACCTCAACGTTGCCGACATTGCGGAGGTATGGCGACGTGGCAGCGTTATCGGGTCGTGGCTGCTTGACCTGACGGCGATGGCGCTGGCGGAGGACCCGACGCTGTCGAACTACACCGGTTTCGTCCATGATTCAGGCGAAGGACGCTGGACCATCATGGCCGCGATTGAAGAGGCCGTGCCGGCCGAGGTGCTTTCCGCCTCGCTCTACGCGCGCTTCCGGTCACGCCAGGGGCACACCTTTGCTGAGAAGCTCCTATCGGCGATGCGGCAGAGGTTCGGTGGGCACCTTGAACATCCCTCATGA
- a CDS encoding ArsR family transcriptional regulator has protein sequence MSALRKLVPEREFAVLELSAKFFRGLGDPTRLKILDILLDGDKSVSDLVRLLGIQQGRVSNHLACLKWCGYVTTTTKGRYTVYCIADKRVKQILRLSREMVAKNAEHLWACTRIAETQKPLATTGK, from the coding sequence GTGAGTGCGCTGCGGAAGTTGGTGCCTGAGCGAGAATTTGCCGTGCTGGAACTGTCGGCGAAGTTTTTTCGGGGCTTGGGGGACCCGACTCGACTGAAGATCCTGGACATCCTCCTTGACGGTGACAAAAGCGTCTCCGACCTCGTTCGTTTACTTGGCATCCAACAAGGTCGCGTGTCCAACCACCTCGCCTGCCTCAAATGGTGTGGCTATGTCACGACCACCACCAAGGGGCGGTACACGGTGTACTGCATCGCTGACAAGCGGGTGAAGCAAATCCTTCGGCTTTCGCGAGAGATGGTCGCCAAGAACGCCGAGCATCTCTGGGCCTGTACGCGCATCGCGGAAACCCAGAAACCACTGGCCACCACGGGTAAGTAA
- the merB gene encoding Alkylmercury lyase, with protein sequence MWGQLTANERRARKALLDLILTTGRGPSLKALASRLEVSESEAAELLSALERKGCLVRGQRSNMIKAAYPLSTRPTQHCVALNGTDQQCYALCAIDALGVAPLFGVPVTVSTACQQCGRPISIVLRPGGIVSCDPSTTAVYDSLPQPLTRRSVELNLAKVH encoded by the coding sequence ATGTGGGGACAATTAACTGCAAATGAACGCCGTGCCCGGAAGGCGCTTCTGGATCTGATACTCACGACTGGTCGGGGTCCCAGTCTGAAGGCGCTCGCCTCACGCCTTGAGGTGTCCGAATCCGAGGCGGCCGAGCTTCTTTCTGCCCTTGAGCGGAAAGGATGCCTGGTTCGAGGCCAGCGTTCCAACATGATCAAGGCCGCCTATCCGCTTTCGACCCGCCCAACTCAGCATTGCGTGGCACTGAATGGCACGGACCAGCAGTGCTACGCCCTGTGCGCCATTGACGCGCTGGGTGTCGCTCCGCTATTCGGCGTACCCGTCACGGTGAGCACAGCTTGCCAACAGTGTGGAAGGCCCATCAGTATCGTTCTGCGCCCTGGGGGGATCGTTTCTTGTGACCCATCGACCACGGCGGTCTATGACAGCCTTCCCCAGCCGCTGACCAGGCGGTCGGTCGAGCTCAATCTCGCCAAGGTCCACTGA
- a CDS encoding glycosyl transferase — protein sequence MLSVIIPVLNEAENLERLLPHLCVTCPEAEVIVVDGGSEDKTSAVVRRFPRVRLLSSERGRARQMNAGAKVANGECLLFLHADTLLPAGAEAAILEAVSSPDIVAGRFDVRFDNLRPVFKVIAFFINLRSRVTKICTGDQALFVRRRTFEELGGYPDIPLMEDVEFAKRLKRKGAMSCLRLKVTTSARKWEQGGVLRVVLLMWMLRFCYFVGVRPEQVHRWYYPSLASPDRGESEAMRAELSTPDVKRG from the coding sequence ATGCTAAGCGTGATCATTCCGGTCCTCAATGAGGCAGAGAATCTTGAGCGCCTGCTTCCGCACCTGTGCGTCACCTGTCCAGAGGCCGAGGTCATTGTCGTGGATGGAGGAAGCGAGGATAAGACCAGCGCGGTTGTGCGCCGGTTTCCCCGTGTGAGGCTCCTCTCAAGCGAGCGGGGGAGGGCCAGGCAGATGAACGCGGGCGCGAAGGTGGCGAACGGAGAGTGCCTGCTCTTCCTCCATGCTGATACGCTCCTGCCTGCGGGGGCAGAAGCGGCGATTCTTGAAGCCGTTAGCTCTCCAGATATTGTGGCGGGACGCTTCGACGTCAGGTTCGATAATCTCCGCCCGGTCTTCAAGGTCATCGCCTTCTTCATCAACCTCCGATCTCGTGTCACGAAGATTTGCACCGGCGACCAGGCGCTCTTTGTGAGGCGGAGGACATTCGAGGAGTTGGGAGGGTATCCTGACATCCCTTTGATGGAAGATGTGGAGTTTGCGAAGCGACTGAAGCGAAAAGGAGCAATGAGCTGCCTCCGCCTGAAGGTGACCACGTCGGCTCGGAAATGGGAGCAGGGGGGCGTTCTCCGGGTCGTCCTGCTCATGTGGATGCTCCGATTCTGCTACTTTGTCGGTGTGAGGCCGGAGCAGGTGCACCGGTGGTACTACCCATCTCTTGCGAGCCCCGATCGAGGGGAAAGTGAAGCCATGCGCGCTGAGCTATCAACTCCTGACGTAAAGAGAGGATAA
- a CDS encoding 6-phosphogluconolactonase — MRIVQPLSHSACRVLVGEDQAVLAREAAERLVVAAQQAMTRVGRFTIALAGGSTPKPLYALLTTEPYRTRVPWPQTHVFWGDERTVPPDHTDSNFAMAMATLLGHVPIPPEQIYRMPAERADLDAAACEYEAEIARRFAVQPTGKPPAFDLILLGLGTDGHTASLFPHSQALRETRRWVVANAVPQWATVRLTLTAPILNRGAMILFLVAGADKAPVLREVLEGPADPERLPAQLIRPREGHLLWLVDRAAAGQLSKTP, encoded by the coding sequence GTGAGGATCGTACAACCGCTCAGTCATAGCGCCTGTCGCGTCCTCGTGGGAGAGGATCAGGCTGTGCTCGCCAGGGAGGCCGCCGAGCGATTGGTTGTGGCCGCTCAACAGGCGATGACCCGAGTCGGCCGCTTCACCATTGCCCTTGCAGGCGGCTCGACCCCAAAGCCCCTTTACGCGCTCCTCACCACCGAGCCGTATCGCACTCGTGTGCCATGGCCGCAGACGCACGTCTTCTGGGGAGACGAGCGGACGGTGCCGCCGGATCACACGGATTCGAACTTCGCTATGGCCATGGCCACGCTCCTCGGTCACGTGCCGATACCGCCTGAGCAGATATACCGGATGCCGGCGGAGCGTGCAGACCTAGATGCCGCGGCCTGCGAATATGAGGCTGAGATCGCCAGGCGCTTTGCCGTGCAGCCAACCGGTAAGCCGCCTGCATTCGACCTCATCCTGCTGGGGCTAGGGACGGACGGGCATACCGCCTCGCTGTTCCCGCACAGCCAGGCGCTTCGAGAGACGAGGCGTTGGGTCGTGGCCAACGCCGTTCCGCAGTGGGCGACGGTGCGCCTGACGCTGACCGCGCCGATTCTTAACCGGGGTGCGATGATCCTGTTCCTCGTGGCCGGGGCCGACAAGGCACCCGTCTTGCGGGAGGTGCTCGAAGGACCGGCCGATCCCGAGCGGCTGCCGGCCCAGCTCATCCGGCCAAGGGAGGGCCACCTGCTGTGGTTGGTGGATCGGGCCGCCGCAGGCCAGCTCAGCAAGACACCATAA
- the prdB_1 gene encoding D-proline reductase subunit gamma, which translates to MGLLQRAIEAAGIPTIGITIQKEVTKKVKPPRALYLHYPFGHPLGEAFQVKQQRTILLDALQALETITEPGTIMEPGYLWRRHRFE; encoded by the coding sequence GTGGGCCTGCTCCAGCGTGCCATCGAGGCAGCAGGCATTCCAACTATCGGGATCACGATCCAGAAAGAGGTGACGAAGAAGGTGAAGCCGCCGCGCGCCCTTTACCTTCACTATCCCTTCGGCCATCCCCTCGGCGAAGCCTTCCAGGTGAAGCAGCAGCGGACGATCCTGCTCGATGCGCTGCAGGCCCTGGAGACCATCACGGAACCGGGGACCATCATGGAGCCGGGGTATTTGTGGAGGAGGCATCGCTTTGAGTGA
- the ydjZ_1 gene encoding TVP38/TMEM64 family inner membrane protein YdjZ, with protein sequence MSEVAQRSKRAWGRLLLLAGIVLAGAFLARAFGLQEILSLKNLAHLKAWIDSFGPLAPLVFITGYILAVIFFVPGLPITVLGGVAFGPLWGTVYVSIASTIGVALAFLVARYGARGLVERWMAESPRLAKIDQAVARHGWQIVMITRLVPLFPFNLQNYAYGLTRISFWSYLLTSWPCMLPGTAAYTFAGGALSEGGGDIQRTLLYLGIAGALLVLVTLIPRWLNKTSPATDDLLR encoded by the coding sequence TTGAGTGAAGTCGCGCAAAGGTCAAAAAGAGCGTGGGGACGACTGCTCCTGCTGGCGGGGATCGTCCTGGCAGGGGCGTTCCTGGCCAGGGCCTTCGGCCTTCAGGAGATCCTCAGCCTGAAAAATCTTGCTCATCTGAAGGCGTGGATCGACAGTTTTGGACCGTTGGCTCCCCTCGTCTTTATCACGGGCTACATCTTGGCGGTCATCTTCTTCGTTCCCGGCCTCCCGATCACGGTCTTGGGCGGCGTCGCGTTCGGCCCGCTCTGGGGAACTGTCTATGTCTCCATCGCCTCTACCATCGGTGTGGCACTCGCCTTCCTCGTCGCCCGCTATGGCGCGAGGGGATTGGTGGAGCGGTGGATGGCGGAGAGCCCCAGGCTCGCGAAGATCGACCAGGCGGTGGCCCGGCACGGCTGGCAGATTGTCATGATCACCCGTCTCGTCCCTCTATTCCCCTTTAACCTCCAAAACTACGCCTACGGCCTGACGCGGATCAGCTTCTGGAGCTATCTCCTGACCTCCTGGCCCTGCATGCTGCCTGGGACAGCGGCCTACACCTTCGCCGGTGGCGCCCTCTCAGAAGGGGGCGGGGACATACAACGGACTTTACTTTACCTGGGGATTGCGGGGGCCTTGCTGGTCTTGGTGACGCTTATTCCCCGATGGCTGAACAAAACCAGCCCAGCCACGGACGACCTGTTGCGGTGA